A single region of the Halobacterium wangiae genome encodes:
- a CDS encoding DCC1-like thiol-disulfide oxidoreductase family protein: protein MTDSQFDGVLVYDGDCPFCSAAASALRRVDGVGAVAHGDDAARAFLEAQFDDAPFALVLADRRTDRVYVDRDAARELCERAGVPVLVQDVVGENYESIADAVRTVVGADRDPDPYHGTYEFSAPAAAAYADLEAAAGSMPLRME, encoded by the coding sequence GTGACCGATTCGCAGTTCGACGGCGTGCTCGTCTACGACGGTGACTGTCCGTTCTGCTCCGCGGCGGCGTCGGCGCTCCGCCGCGTCGACGGCGTCGGAGCGGTCGCACACGGAGACGACGCGGCGCGAGCGTTCCTCGAGGCCCAGTTCGACGACGCGCCGTTCGCGCTCGTGCTCGCGGACCGCCGGACTGACCGCGTCTACGTGGATCGGGACGCCGCCCGTGAACTCTGCGAGCGTGCGGGCGTCCCGGTACTGGTCCAGGACGTCGTGGGAGAGAACTACGAGTCCATCGCTGACGCGGTGCGGACCGTGGTCGGCGCCGACCGCGACCCCGACCCGTACCACGGCACCTACGAGTTCTCCGCGCCCGCTGCCGCTGCGTACGCGGACCTCGAAGCCGCCGCTGGTAGCATGCCACTCCGCATGGAGTAG
- the dps gene encoding DNA protection during starvation protein gives MSDDKRHASGSVKPGDTSKRVGAEVVRERGGDPEEIREKLVDAIGAEFTTYYYYTNLRCFLAGEEDLKEITEDARLEDRAHFELVMPRVFELGGQLPTDMREFADRASCPDAYLPEDPTPVNILETLLEAERCAIRTWAEVCDMTRDCDPRTYDMAQRIYNEEVDHEAWFIELLSRERDGVSNPAGHFVRGEPGDAPYSTNNRFNDSA, from the coding sequence ATGTCCGACGACAAAAGACACGCCAGCGGCAGCGTCAAGCCCGGTGACACCTCGAAGCGCGTCGGGGCGGAGGTCGTCCGCGAGCGCGGCGGTGACCCCGAGGAGATCCGAGAGAAACTCGTCGACGCCATCGGGGCGGAGTTCACGACGTACTACTACTACACGAACCTCCGGTGTTTCCTGGCCGGCGAGGAGGACCTCAAGGAGATCACGGAGGACGCCCGCCTCGAAGACCGCGCGCACTTCGAACTCGTGATGCCACGGGTGTTCGAACTCGGCGGCCAGCTCCCGACCGACATGCGAGAGTTCGCGGACCGCGCGTCCTGTCCGGACGCCTACCTGCCGGAGGACCCGACTCCCGTGAACATCCTCGAGACGCTGCTCGAAGCCGAGCGGTGTGCCATCCGGACGTGGGCCGAAGTGTGTGACATGACCCGCGACTGCGACCCGCGCACCTACGACATGGCCCAGCGCATCTACAACGAGGAGGTCGACCACGAGGCGTGGTTCATCGAGTTGCTCAGCCGCGAGCGCGACGGCGTGAGCAACCCGGCGGGTCACTTCGTCCGCGGCGAACCCGGCGACGCCCCGTACTCCACGAACAACCGGTTCAACGACTCCGCGTGA
- a CDS encoding 2Fe-2S iron-sulfur cluster-binding protein, which translates to MSYSVELVVPEDCELPQAGETVDVEVPEDEYVLWAAREAGVWLPADCQQGWCCRCAGELLSGELDQSDSRRYFDTDREAALHLLCTAIPRSDCRIRVCQYEEMLDERARQELPPGNSKR; encoded by the coding sequence GTGAGCTACTCCGTCGAACTCGTCGTGCCCGAGGACTGTGAACTTCCGCAGGCCGGCGAGACCGTCGACGTCGAGGTTCCCGAGGACGAGTACGTGCTGTGGGCCGCCCGTGAGGCCGGCGTCTGGCTGCCTGCCGACTGCCAGCAGGGGTGGTGCTGTCGCTGCGCGGGCGAACTGCTCTCCGGCGAACTCGACCAGTCGGACTCCCGGCGGTACTTCGACACGGACCGGGAGGCCGCCCTCCACCTCCTGTGTACGGCTATCCCCCGGTCGGACTGCCGGATTCGGGTCTGCCAGTACGAGGAGATGCTCGACGAGCGAGCGAGACAGGAACTCCCACCTGGTAACTCGAAGCGGTAA
- a CDS encoding pyridoxal phosphate-dependent aminotransferase, whose product MFPRLAYLEWITGRPDVALYDLATSDMRGDRDHEPEIVPEPLEGLDDPPTGATLETQIAGEYGVHPEQVLVTAGASVANFVAIAAALYPDVDAADADATPPTALVEKPTYEPLLKTPRAVGGDVDRFIRQDEFRLDADRVAKAMAEDTHLVTVTNRHNPSGRLADRETLSEVAAVADDHDAKLLVDEVYAAYTADPLDGPFGGPTAADLDGAVVTNSFTKFHGLSDVRIGWIVADRTFVQRARSIAYHIPGVSGPGRALGKRVFHNSDELDERSRQLVSTNADLLSAFVESRDDVEGVLAPDSTFAFLDPVNVDGDELAESAWEEGVLVVPGRFFGDDERIRVSLGRSPDHVATALDALGAVLDGFQ is encoded by the coding sequence ATGTTCCCGCGGCTCGCGTATCTCGAGTGGATAACCGGACGGCCGGACGTCGCGCTCTACGACCTCGCCACGAGCGACATGCGCGGCGACCGCGACCACGAACCCGAGATCGTCCCGGAGCCACTGGAGGGGCTCGACGACCCGCCGACGGGCGCCACCCTCGAGACGCAGATCGCCGGCGAGTACGGGGTCCACCCCGAGCAGGTGCTCGTCACCGCGGGCGCGTCGGTCGCCAACTTCGTCGCTATCGCCGCCGCACTCTACCCGGACGTCGACGCGGCCGACGCCGACGCGACGCCGCCGACAGCGCTCGTCGAAAAACCCACCTACGAACCCCTGTTGAAGACGCCGCGAGCCGTCGGCGGCGACGTCGACCGGTTCATCCGCCAGGACGAGTTCCGCCTCGACGCGGACCGCGTGGCGAAGGCGATGGCCGAGGACACCCACCTGGTCACGGTGACCAACCGCCACAACCCGAGTGGACGACTCGCCGACCGGGAGACCCTCTCCGAGGTCGCTGCCGTCGCCGACGACCACGACGCCAAACTGCTGGTCGACGAGGTGTACGCGGCGTACACCGCAGACCCACTCGACGGGCCGTTCGGCGGGCCGACTGCAGCCGACCTCGACGGCGCCGTAGTCACCAACTCCTTCACGAAGTTCCACGGACTCTCCGACGTCCGGATCGGCTGGATCGTCGCCGACCGCACGTTCGTCCAGCGGGCGCGCTCTATCGCCTACCACATCCCCGGGGTCTCCGGTCCTGGACGCGCGCTCGGGAAGCGCGTCTTCCATAACAGCGACGAACTCGACGAGCGCTCCCGGCAACTCGTCTCGACGAACGCCGACCTCCTCTCGGCGTTCGTCGAGAGTCGCGACGACGTCGAGGGAGTTCTCGCCCCGGACAGCACGTTCGCGTTCCTCGACCCCGTCAACGTGGACGGCGATGAACTCGCGGAATCCGCCTGGGAGGAGGGCGTTCTCGTCGTCCCCGGCCGGTTCTTCGGCGACGACGAGCGAATTCGCGTGAGCCTCGGGCGGTCGCCGGACCACGTCGCAACGGCCCTCGACGCACTCGGTGCTGTCCTCGACGGTTTCCAGTAA
- a CDS encoding PRC-barrel domain-containing protein — protein MESEADEITSLVGREVYSNNGVFVGEIEDVRLNLDAEMVNGLALSELNPQLFSAAATGEKGVIVPYRWVRAVGDVVLINEVVERYESPEPEEEVAV, from the coding sequence ATGGAATCCGAAGCAGACGAGATCACCTCGCTTGTCGGCCGCGAGGTATACTCGAACAACGGCGTCTTCGTCGGCGAGATCGAGGACGTCCGGCTGAACCTGGACGCGGAGATGGTGAACGGACTCGCGCTCAGCGAGCTCAACCCCCAGCTCTTCTCGGCGGCGGCGACCGGCGAGAAGGGCGTCATCGTCCCCTACCGCTGGGTACGCGCGGTCGGCGACGTCGTCCTCATCAACGAGGTCGTCGAGCGCTACGAGAGCCCCGAACCCGAAGAGGAA